Below is a genomic region from Haliotis asinina isolate JCU_RB_2024 chromosome 14, JCU_Hal_asi_v2, whole genome shotgun sequence.
ACACCAAGCACTTCCTTTCAAGGTAGTTCCATATGAACCGAAATGAACCgaaatgaacaaaaacaaaacaagccaGCAAGCCCGACCACATGATCTCGTCTGTCGTCTCTTACTAACTGTGTGCTTCCctaaagaccatttctaacatatactcttccaaaaaagtaagggaacctgaactttgaagtctggtagaaagaaaacccattgaggaacgttataatgacattcattttgtgtatgcagcgtcatttcacgttatcaccataCGCAAACACGATgtatgggaagcacgtgcacaacgtgtaCACGTGCATGGgttgtcattatgaatcttgacgtttttcaggcacgTGGATAAATCACTGTACACCATTTTTCCGATAATtgtcttgcatctgtgcatggtcagtgttttcagggtcaaatcgcacactactgactgaaaattgtaaacatgaAATTTTTATGTCATATTCCAGTCATCTAACACGggagataactgaacgaacagctttgctctGAATGAagtccatgtggtgatgcattctcaaaacatccattatttttgtatcaacgttgattcaatcccatatatcttccaatttcgacaatcgtataTTGGAaatacagttcccctactttacTGGAAGAGTATAGATCTTCACGGGCAGCTAGTGTCCAAGTGGTACCACACATTCAAAACTCTAGTCTAACGTCTTGGTTCTTAAGTAATAGTCTCATCAGACATGACATGCTTTTGTTAAGCAATTTGCAAATTCAGTAGTAAATAATTTGTGTGTGTAAACATGACGGAGATGAGGCAGTTCCAGTTGTACCTTGGTTCTAGCTCAGATGGATTGCATACTTCTTAAGAGTTGGCTATTTAGCCAAAGGTTTCAGATAACTGAAATTCCATAGGTACAGATATTAGACATCTTGGCCACATCCAGGTACATTTGATCTGATGTCGGGAAAACATTCGACCTCGTATGTTTACAGAGACAGATCAGAAAGGACGGGTGCTCATAGGGTGCGTCGTTGAGTACAGAACTGCAGAACCTAACAAAAGGCCAATAGTAACAAAAGTATGAGGATAATCAACAACGAAACAAAGATGGCGTTCATCAATTCACGGGGACGTTTggttagcctggtggttaaagcgtccgtttGCTAAGATGAAGACCAACGTTTGATTGACTAGCCACATGGATAGTGAAGCCCAATTTGTGTCCTTAGCAGATTTTTCTGGAAAATTTctgaaagcggcgttaaaccatactcacactcGATTCACAATAAGGGTTGTTCAGTGGTGTATTTGTTCCCCTTGAATGTAACTGATTATTGTTCATTTCATGAATAGTGTTACAGCGAAGACACAAACACGAAGACTTGACTTACTCAAAATAGGTATTGCAACCTTTTGTCATAATGGTCTCCCGTTTGTCCTGAAATGACAATCATAATATCACAGTACAGACAAGTCATTACACACAAAAGTGAATACATTTTACGTTACGTGCAAGCTAGGTCTAAAATTACCATAATATATGTAGTATATGTAAGTCGGTCGTAGTTGTATGTTACGAAGCAGACTCACCAAGGGAAGACACAGAACAGTGGCATAACTATCCCCATCTAGTTCCAGATCGTCAATAAGTCATATGGGACATGTGTTGTTTATTCATGGGTAACTctgtcaggtgagtgagtgagtttagttttacgccgcactcaccagtATCCCAGCTATgtggaggcagtctgtaaataatcgagtttaaaccagacaatccagtgatcaacagcatgagcatcgatctacgcaataggGATACGGTGACAACCacgtctgaccacctgatccatcaattctaactcggatctttacgggtctctGTTAGGTAACCTTCTAGTTGATAGTCTGAGCAGGGTTCAAATTTGACTGGGAACGATGACATACACTCAACTACCCGATCCTACAAACCGATCGGACATCTTTAACGACGGTAGAGGTCGAATACGTAGGTAGTGATAAAACGCGAAATTACAGCATGCACTGATATTAATGATAATCATAAAAACCACCTTCCTCTTACATTGTCCATGCCCTGTACCGGAGAGACATAACGGAGACGGTgggagtagcccagtggttaaagcgtccgctggTTACGCCCGaggcccgggttccattccctacaTGATGCAATGTATTTCCTTGATCATATTGATTTTTTCATAACAAGTGTTAACAAgccaacaaaaaagaaaaaagaaaattgtTGCATAaatttttatatgttttgtaaatagataaatattttataattaatAGTTTAGATTATCAGCTGGGATTATTCAGGATTGTATCCTCAAAGCTGGTTTAAGTACTGTATATTgttcctcctgagagggtacgtaaggcccaaattgttcaaagtaaatttaaacttacttTTTTTTCACGGCAGTATGtatgtcattttaatttatgACTGGTTTGTGTAAACTTGCTGATAGCTGAAGGTATGGTGTAAAATGTACTGGAAGATCCCACGGTTCCTCTTATCGTGATATACCCTCAGTTGTTGCCAATATATAGAGTATTTTTGTAAGGTATTGCCTTTCATAgttaaaatgatatatattttcatactagttttacatttacaactgtgatattttatcatttttattgtCCTTTGCAGAAAGGTAAGTATATTAtcttaatttgtttttattcatttctaAATGTGCAGCTTTCTTATTcgcgatatggttgaaatactgtagATGTGCTTTTAAATTTTCACTCACTAACGCACAATACATTGAATGTCAGACAGAAATAACGGGATCAAAATCCGTAACGTATCGGAAATCTAGTCGTAACCTGACAACAGATATTGTCACTCATGATAACAGCCGTCTTTTTTTCACACCGATGGTTGCACGATGTTGTGAAATATTTAGGTCACCAAGTGTATATTTGTCCTAGCTTCACTCTCCTATCTTTAGAAGTTCCTTCCCGGCGCACCAGTGCTGGTGTTTGAAGGAGTCATTCGTGTTCACTATTCTTATAACTACTTCCGCGTTATATTTCTATGTGTATAACTGTAGAGAATATCTCGCCCCAAAAGACGTTAAGCATGACACCTGTTTTACCGGGTATAAGCCGATTAGTTCACATACGTTCGCACATAAGCACCCACGTGCGATAATCTCGTGCTGGGACTCCTTCCTTTTACGGAAAAACCTATACTAAGGCTAACCTTTACTCCCATTCTTTCACACTGCACTACGGTTACCTTAGTGACCACCAATCAtgttagtgctttgtgaaagaagtcCAAGGAGGTTAAACCCCGTTTTATACAATGTAGTACCTGTCACTTCCTACATTACAAATGTGTATAGGTCACTGTTTACAACATTGTATGTGTGGGTATATAaacaagatttttttaaaacgcAAAACACaggtcaaaacattgattacagaacaggcTCATTTCCTTTTTACTGGGTTCCGTCGTACTCCACAAATtggtgcgataaccagtccagaattatTAGGCTAATTCATATCATTggataaataaatattaatcagtatgactGGATAtgtctaagcacttgtatattgcaacactccTTCTGTTCCTTGCaacacgtcgtacagcgtgctctgtcgtataGCGATCTCTgaaaacggaaacctggaaatcgtcgAAATCTCTCCAGTTAGAAActtttggcggtctggtacggaaatCATATTATAATTAtacgttacagaactacactgaaaAAGCACAAGAAACACATACCAGGTGTAACCATTGACCACATAtaatgtgaatcattttacgaccacatcaaacaggggcagtctgtggtttcttagttaaggtatgctgcctaaacctcgacaTGAACTATAGAAATACGgttttattaaagtttaaattaaatttcatttttaaatacCATTTCCTTAGGAAGCAAGCGATTGAAATTCAGAATAACCAGGGTTGTTTTTGATGTCTATTATCACTGTCACATGAGAAAATTCGGATTGACTGAaaaggtcattgtctgaatataTTAATGTGACTCATGTTTCGGTAAGCATGTATGACTAAAATATTTCCTGAATACACTGCAGTTACAGCTGTAACCGGATGTAACGACTCCAATATTGTACAGAAGAATAAAAATTTCACAGATTTCCGAAAAACTTCCCGTCGTGTATTCATTTTCCTTATGGCTTTTGTGTACGATATACTCCATagagagttacacacacacgtgAGCTTCGGCGTAGGGCCGAGGAAGTGTGTCAGGAAGCAGTGTCCCGGTGTTGAGTAAAACATCAAGACTAGAGGAAAACCTCACGAATTTCTCAATGAGAGTGTTTGGTTGGTCGGTTTCTTTAACGCCGCGCTCAGTAATATTctagatatatggcggcggtctgtaaataattgagtcaggaccagacaatcaagtgataaccagcatgaacatcgacctgcgcaactgtgatacaatgacatgtataagCAAAGTCGGTGAGCCCCGACTctgacccgatcccgttggtcacgtcttacgacaaacatgggttgctgaagactaactCTAGCCCGCATCTTCAAGGATAAGGATGTTTAACAAAAGGATCTGTGACAGGCAGTGTTACCTTAGGAGAAAACCAGGACGTGGCCACTACGGCCTGGACTGTGGCTGATGCCAACAATCATTGCTGTGCTCGGTCACGACGTATAAATTACACGTCATGGCGCGGCTGGGATATCGTTTATTGCAGTAATACAGGACATCAGACATTTTCCTGCCATCGCTACTGCGTCAAAATTCTTAAAGAGTCCGCACGCAGGAAGGTCGTAAGTCCTATTTCCGACaaaccaaaagacgttaaaatatgataGTTGTTGTTCCCTGTCTCCATTTCCCATGATTATCTCCCTCTCCCTGGACTCTCTACAAGTAATTTGGGCGGACTGTTTGGTGTTGTCAACAGTCCGGGTATAAATCTTAAGGATTGTCGTGTTTGTTGTTCATAATCGGGTccggaccagacattccagtgatcaacattatcgaCCTAGGCAAATGGGATATGGGACACGTGCAGTTTAAAACAATTAAATACCACCAAAGAGGGTTTGGGTGGTAATCTCCAAATGTCAGTCAAGAATTTCGGAGGTACCAGACCTTAATACCaagaatcatcatcaccatcatcatcatctatgaTGACCATTAAGCGTGTTTTCTATTTCTACCATGGTCTATTTAATGTTGCCTTGTCACTGTCCTATCTTGTAGCGAGACCTCCGTCACGTAGATACTTTATAAAGATACACGTGCATGTATCAGTGCATCGATCATAGGCAATATACGATCAAGCCGATCTCGTGAACATGCTTACAGGGAAATCACATGCAATGCACAATCGATCACATGTTGAAGCACCTGTTGTCGTACGCTGCACGGCGATGGGCTCGCGTTATCGTGAGTCTCGTGACCATATAGCGCATGACCGGCATATGAGCTTCCTTGATAACTACATACTATAAAGCAAGCGGTGTGCATTGCTGTCTTCAGCCTGCTTCACCCTCGACACAAGGTAATGTACACGTGCACACGTGCTTGTTGATTTCACACTATGAGATGTCCTGGTATGACCATTTGTAACTTGATCATAAATGTTAGTAATTGAAtattgtaattttgttgaattatTTATAGTGCTGTAGTTTATATGTCACGATCAAGTTTTTGTCAACTCTGGATGGGGTGACGTTCCACTTTTTAATAGCATAAGTTCCGGTAGGTGATATTTGGAGGCTATTTGCTCATTATGAAGTGGTGTAGTGATTTAAGTGTTCGCTCGCCTCAAAGGAGACCCGGTTTCGTTCTCGATAAGGGTACCTAacacatgtgaagcccatttctggtgtaccgcGCTTATATATTCCTGGACCATCACTAAAAGTGGGGTAAAACCCAGGCATGATATAGCTAAAGTtcacagcggcgtaaaacagtcCTCATCCATTACTGTTGACTACTGGTTCAAACCTGGATCTCCTGTCTGCCAACTCACTATCTATTCAGGTACAAATGGACTAGTATTCAACACCTTTACTGATCTTCTGTTCAAACTCGTTTTAACAAACTTCGTATTTTCTCAGAATTGTCGGAACAATACAAAGAGAAGAATGATTTCCCGTCCAAAATGACATGGCGTTATACACTTGACATAATGTTATCGTTAATCACAGACACTACCTCACCCACCAATTGTGGTTGTAGATGTTCAGATACGCTGTTGTTGCCCTGCTGGTGGCTGCCGCCGTGGCCGCCCCTCTTGACCACGCCCTGGATGGCGAGTGGGAGATTTTCAAAAAGACCTATGGCAAGACTTACTCCACGGATGATGCTGTCATCAGGTGAGACGATCCTCCTCTCCCACATACCGACTCTCCGACACTCCGACGCCAATACTCCTTCCACACGAAACACGATACTCAGACCCCTGAAGATCCGAATTAGAGTCTttagtagcccatgcttgtcgcaagaggcgacgaacggggttaggtggtcaggctcgctgatttggttaacATATgtgatcgtatcccaattgcgtagatcgatgttcatgctgttgctcactgggttgtctggttcagactcgattatttacagaccgccgccatatagctgggatattgctgaatgaggcttaaaactaaactcacccactcaccaaaTACCGTATCCGTGAAGACCGTGTTAGAAGTAGTCCCCAGAGACGTGTTTTTACAACAAGCTTACGTGGAAATACATTACATTTGAAGGTATCTAAGTCTGATAATGGTATATATATGATGATGACACACAGTGAAGATCAGGGCTGAAATTGGTCTTCACCAACCAATGCTTCTCGTacgaagcgactaacgggatcgagtggtcgctgaattggttgataCATACCATTGCATCAAAActgcctagatcgatgctcatagtgttgatcactgcattgtctggtccagacccgatcaTCATTCTGTGGGCAACTGGCATTTTAAATAGACCACGTTTATTATCAATTTAATACCATGCTACAGTCCGTacgtaaacaaataaaaaaataacaaagccAGCTTGAACACGAGTGACATTATGTTGCCTCAGCCTAGTTGGTAGGTGTAATTTATCCTATGGAGTTTTTGACCTTGTGATGCTGAAGGATCTTACTACAAGATAACACGACCAAAGAGGCGGACAGGTGATAACACCTTTGTGATAGCATGCTCATTCTTGATTTCTTATCAAGTTAGATTGTTATGGTTCCGAACTTCGTACAACACGCCATTGACACGGGTTCGATCACCTCCAATCCAATTTGTGTGCCAGTGTGACAATGTAAATGCTCAAAGATGCTTACCCACTTACCCACTTTCCTGTCCTTCAGACATCAATAAATTTGGCTTCAACCTGGACGTTACGTATATACACGTTCATGAAAATAGATTTCATATAGATTTCCTTGCCATTACTTTGAGCGACACTTTGACGATGTTTTACGATTGTCGTCAATAGGTAACGCATTGTGATTGTCGTAAATATGTTTGTGAAGCGTACCGGTAAAGATAATGGTGGTGTGAATATCAACAATGCTAGCTGGCAGCAACTCACTGAAAGACTGAATCACTTAATAACTGTGAACATGTGAACAAAATCTGACAATTGTGATTATGACTTACTTTGTGCATAAATGTTAGTGGTGTcactcacattgtacatgcttatAAATAGTGAAATGTattgtagacccgtgaaggtcccagggtagaataggccttcagcaacccatgcttgccataaaaggcgactatgctcgtcgtaagaggcgactaacgggatcgagtgctCAGGCTcgtttacttggttgacacatgtcatcggttcccaactgcgcagatgctcatgttgttgatcacgttattgtctggtccagactcggttatttacagaccgccgccatatagctgggatattgctgagtgtggggtaaaactaaactcactcaattactCACTCATGTATTGTACTTCTAAGGTAAAACCCACTCGATTCGTGTCTGCTTCCTTCCGgggaggtagcctagtggttaaagtgttcactcgggtttgattcccaacgtgggtataatgtgtgaagcttatttctggcgttccccgtcgtaatattgctgaatattgctgcatAATATTACTTAAAAAGGGCgcgaaaccaaactcactcattccatttgCTTGTTCAGGCGTCTGATTTGGGAGCGCAGTCTGAAGTTCATCCAGCAACACAATCTGGAGGCAGACAGAGGCCTTCACAGTTACAGACTGGGGGTCAACGAATACGCAGATATGGTAAGTCGGGGTCAGATAAGGTCACGTGATGCAGTGAACTATTCGGGCTGCCAGGTCAGTGTGTAGTTCCAGATAATGGACTTCTCAGAGGGATTACAATCAGATATCTCTAGTGTGGGTCGTTAGGACACCAGATGTGTGCATTACCCTACAGTGTCCAGCGAACGATGCGCTATGAACTAACTTTTACCTGttaatttttaaattttaattcgAGACACGTCTCTAATTAGCTGGGTCATAATTGCAAGTTCCGCATGTCCCCCCAACACCCAAGAGAATTAATTCCAGTGAACATATTTAACACAAGTCAAGAGTGACTTGACAAGTCTAGACTGCCATAACTATTGTAGGCTGGCGTGGTATActggtggttaaggcgttcgtttGTCACGATGAAgtcctgagtttgattcccaacatgaccacaatgtgtgaaacccatttctggtgttcctcgtcTTGACATTTccgaaatattactaaaagcggcgtaaaactatactcactcaccatagCTGTAGACAGGACTCATACTTGGTTACATcggatttttatttttttatttacaaatatataatattttataaCTACTTACATTAGTCCAGCACACAAAATCTGGGTAAGAAGAAGGCAAAACTTTCCCCAGAATCGAGATCCCCTCGAACACAATGGAGATTTAAGCGTACGTAAAATCATTAACGGCGCTCATCAAACAAGGGTCGTTTCATCAGATAGGCCACATGTACAACTGTTTAGGAAACACAATTTACCTTAATATAATATGCGTAGAAACTGGGTGAGGTATCTTCATTTTTCGtaaaaaaaagcaaacaaaacaacgaAAACAATCTGGAACAAAATATCGTTTTGAAATGTGATCGTTCATATTTTCACCAGACTTCAGAGGAGTTCGTGCAACAGATGAACGGTTACAGAATGGTCAACAGAACCCGTAAAGGTGCAACCTTCCTCCCACCTAACAACATTGGGGACCTTCCCACTGAGGTCGACTGGAGAACAAAGGGATACGTCACAGAAGTCAAGAACCAGGTACAGCAAACCACTGGAGTACTGTCTGTAGATGAACgattgatgaatgaatgaatgaatgaatgaatgaatgaatgaatgaatgaatggttgGACAGCTATCTTATATACCACCTTATGATTCTTCACCCATCTCGCCTGGTGGATATTAGAGCACCTGTTACAGTGCCTGTGTAGTCttggtggggtagcgtagtggttaaatgCTTTTGCTCGTCatgttgaagacccgggttcgattcactacctagttacaatgtgtgaaatccgtTACTAGTGTCAacagccatgatactgctggaatgttgctcttTCACTATAATACCTGTTCTATTGGATTCGTTTTAGTGTCACATTTGTTGTAAATGTGTGCCTGATTCAAGGAAGCTGGTATGAATACCTTGAGTCACACCTGCCACATACCTTGACCCACACAAACCCAACACCTTGACCTGTTACAGCTTGCCTGTGGCTCCTGTTGGTCATTCTCCGCCACAGGATCCCTGGAGGGTCAGAACTTCAAGAAGACCGGAAAACTGGTGTCTCTCTCCGAGCAGAATCTTATCGACTGTTCCAAGCCTGAAGGTGAGTTATCATTTACAAGCATTTCGATCGACTTATAAAATTTTATTTGTATCAAGCGGAAAATCCGCATTTCTATATAGCTCTATAGTTCAAAGCTAGCTGGTCTATCGATCGCTAGATTAAAATATTTCTGGTCCATCGATCAGAATGGGCTATATTCCCACCCGGCTACGTCATTTCCCACAGACCTGTGACGGTCcacggtagaataggccttcggcaatccatgcttgccataaaaagcgactatgcttgaagcgactaacatgatcgggtggtcaggctcgttgacttggttgacacgtgtcacaTTTTCCTTTGGTCGTGTTTtctgaaactataactgaataGTGAAGAAAGAATCTCAAAGTGAAATCTGTTGGATATCTCTGTTACACCTAGTTACAAGAAACGTTGTTGTACATTTGGGAGGACCCCGGAACTTTGCGTCCCCTCAACGTAACTTTACAACGGTGTCATTACGTTGAGAAATAACGTTATAAGAGAATAATGACGTTGTgctaacgttgtgacaacgtcaTGTCATGAGTTATTAACCTACATACCTTCCCACAACGTTGCCAAAACGGTTTGTGTTAGCTAGAAGTCGTAAACGTTCGAGCTTTTGATGCTCACTGTTTTGGCAAATAATCGTGTGAACAGTGATTAACACTGGGAGGGCAAAACATGCTTATCCGTTTCGCGAACGCATGGCGTCATGTCTGATTTTCAGTGGTCTATTCATATTTGGTGAAATGATTTCAACAACTAAAATAAGCATTTGGAACTGACGGAAATGCATTTGTACCAGTTTTCCAAATTATATCGAACATCGGTATTGCTTGGCATACAGCCATAGTCCTGTGACTGGGGTGTGTAGATATTTTGGGACCTGTCAGCCCAGAGCCTCGATCCCCGCACCAGCCACGTCTAAGCACATGGTCACCATTGTTGTCTCTTGCCAAACTCAGAgttttctgaagatcaattttactTTATTCATCAATTCTTCCATCAGGTAACCATGGATGCGGAGGTGGTCTGATGGACTTTGCCTTTGAATACATCAAGACAAACGAAGGCATCGACACCGAAGCTTCCTACCCCTACAGAGCCAGGGTAGGTTCTGGTTTTGTCAAAAAGTAAAACTTATCATAAAAAAAACGAAAAACGAACCCCGTCTCTAATAGTCAAGTTTAATATCCCGTACATGTCAAACTACTTAATCAGTCTGCTATGTGGTTGTATAAACGACCTGTTTCTGGGCGAAGAGAATATTGCCAATGTTCagatgtttgggttttttttgtttattttgttgttgttgttgttgtttggttggttgggtttttttcgttttgtttcttCTGTTCTATGACTGAAATGTGCTTACTACGTACATTTATCCGAAGTGTTATGTGTATTTAgaggaaatatttttcatacttGACATTTTTTAATCTTGACaattttaaaacatgtttttaaacatttcttCCAGGACGGACGATGCCGCTTCAAGAAGGCTGATGTTGGCGCCTCCGACAGTGGCTTCACTGATATTCCCCGCAACGACGAGAACGCTCTTCAACAAGCTGTTGCCACTGTGGGGCCCATCTCCGTCGCCATTGATGCCAGCCGCCCCACCTTCCGCCTGTACAAGAGCGGCGTCTACGACGAGCCCCAATGCAGCTCTACCCGTCTTGATCATGGCGTGTTGGCCGTTGGCTACGGCACCAGCGAGGGAAGTGACTACTGGCTTGTGAAAAACAGGTACTTATTTTTGGTTAGGGCTGTAAAGGAAGTTGCAAGAACTATATTATTATGACCTATGACTTATGGAGCTATTCCTGACCTGGGCGAGTTTGAAAAAGTAGGCTTGTGTATGCAGTTATTCATATTATCActgagcggtggggtagcctagtagttaaagctcGACACGCTGAAGACTCtcgttcgattcctcacataggtaAAATGAGCGTAGTCTATCTGTGTAGTCCTCAGCCATgttgctgctggaatattgccaaagcggcctaaaactagactcactcacaaTTTTCATTACCACAGTTAACAATTCCACATTGCCACAGCGCTATGCTTCCGATGTGCC
It encodes:
- the LOC137261380 gene encoding procathepsin L-like, with amino-acid sequence MFRYAVVALLVAAAVAAPLDHALDGEWEIFKKTYGKTYSTDDAVIRRLIWERSLKFIQQHNLEADRGLHSYRLGVNEYADMTSEEFVQQMNGYRMVNRTRKGATFLPPNNIGDLPTEVDWRTKGYVTEVKNQLACGSCWSFSATGSLEGQNFKKTGKLVSLSEQNLIDCSKPEGNHGCGGGLMDFAFEYIKTNEGIDTEASYPYRARDGRCRFKKADVGASDSGFTDIPRNDENALQQAVATVGPISVAIDASRPTFRLYKSGVYDEPQCSSTRLDHGVLAVGYGTSEGSDYWLVKNSWGETWGDAGYIKMSRNRNNQCGIATEASYPLV